TCCCGAAATCTGGGACATATATCCCTATTTCGGTGATCCCGTATTTCAAATCGATACACTTATTGCGAGAGAAGGGTTGATCAATTGGGCGAGAGGAAATATTGGGGGAGTGAAAGCGGCGAGGCGGAATTGGGGAGAAAATAGTAGATGGACTTGTTCCTGGGTTTGGTGGAGGCGCGTACATACACACCATTCGTAACAAAGTGTACAGGTACGGTCGATGAATATGTAAATACATTTAGGCTGATAATCACGCACGAAATCTTTTGACGTATCGAGTACTCCTTATCAACGACAGCCGCGGGGCGCTGCGCCGTAACATCAGGGgccaaaaatgaggaaaaattaCAGATTCAAATACGGCTGAACTCCACTTATACATGATATTTGCATCCGCACGCGATCAAACCCCGTCCCTGTGCACGACAAATGTCGCGTGTGTTTCACAGCGAGGCGTTGCATCCTGTCCCGTTTCCTCCGCGTGCCGCGTTGCATCCTTACAACCGTGATGACGAGGAGAAAACGACTTGTTCCCATTTAATCTTGGTACACCTGTACATTCGGCCTCATCCACGTACACGCGGCACGTGACAAAGACGTAAATCTGAAATGTCATTCCGATGAAACTATCGGGCATGTAGCATTTTCACGATCTTAAAAAAGCACGAAAATATGTGGCAAGGAAAAGCGTGAGGCACCCGCATTACCGATTGTGATTGATCCCTTCAGCATCCGCATATTCTGCACTGAGAggaatttttagttccggttacggCTCTCGGTCCTtagctattttcatttcttaccgcaatcgaaaaatatagttctaggtagaaaatgaacgTTAGATTTGTAGCTGTTAACGGAAAGTCTaatatccgttactattctttctcattacgatcaccgttgctatattttcttgcaactctTGCGAAAATTGAATGCTTGCGCAACGATAAaatgacgttaaagccttgtttgactaaaaaagtagagtaaacctgagaaactgattttgcgttgcaattaacAAAAAAGTACCGACATTAGCGCAAAAtagttaggcgtacctcgttttttgtaatattttcaaccatgtttaaacagtttttttaaggatacctgttttactgattttttctcagtgtagatGCTCGACAAGCCTATCGTTGTATCGGAACAAACACTCTGGATAATCGTTTTCAAGCGCAATTTCTGTCGAACGGCATCCGCAGTCTGAGCACATTTGTGCACTTAGCCTCCCGCAATTGCATTACCATATCGGACCAAATCGCAGAGGTTGAACGGTTGGCTCCTCGAACCTCGTGATAACTTAACATAAATTCGATAAGTTTTGACACGGATCGATGTCTCCGCCGGGTTGATCCTCGGATTAATTTGACTATGAGAACCCGGCACGCCACCGGTGCTCGAGGGTTTTCGAGCGCTGGCTGAAAGATCATTGTTTGCAACTCTGAACCGGCTTAGGCGTCGGAAGGTGTCCTAGTAGGCGAGGAAAAGGGTTGAGGAATGGGTAAGAGATGAGAAGAGAAGGATTTCGAGAGGGGAGATCAGGAGTAACCGAGGCTTCCTTAACCCGGAGATTCCCGGCTTAACGTAGGCGCGATCCTCGTAAGCTAAAGCTAAGAGGCTATTAGTTAGCTACGCAAGCACAGGACCCCGTAACACGTAAGATCAACACGGCATATTATCATCGACGCGCGAAAATGTTGGATGACAAAACCGGGAGGGACTTTGTACTTACTTTCGATCCTATTATCTCGCCGCGATCTGCACCCTCCTACCACCTACAGGCTTGTAAAAGTTACGGTCTTACCGTCGTACGGCGTGTCATCGAAAGCGAAACGTGTACAGTGTGCaccgaaaaaaattacatggGATACGCGATTCCCTCAAATTCGGTTCAATCTCGCGACCAGTTTGCCAGCTGTACGGCTCCTTTATGAGGAGGAAAGAATacgtaagaatttttattGGGAAAGCGGTTGAAGGAAGAAATTGGTACCGTTCACGAGAAGTTTGTACGTAAACTTTTATAAAGCGAAGGCTACCGATCGTCGTAGTCGGGTTGGGTAGTTCAGTAGAAACAGATGGGGATGAACGGTCCCGACCATCAGCGACACGGGTCGTGAACGATACTCTACAGTCTTCTTGGATACATTATGCACGGTATCCTGGAGCCCAAACCAACGTGAAACCTTCGCAAAGCCGATTAGCAGTCAAGGCACGTTCGTTATTAGCCATTCGCGAGATCCCGACTAAAACCACTAAAATCAAACTTAACGCTGTGCACGAAAGGGAAGGAGaataaggggggggggggggggggggggaggaaggGGAAGAGGGCAAGGATGGAAACGCGGCGAGGGTGAGAGGACGATAAGAGGGAAGTTTGCACTCGGATGATCGGATACCCATCTGGGGAAAACATTTGCAGTTTAAAACCAGCTGCTTGAGAAGAGGAACTACCGCGAGAGAGCGGACCCGACTAACTTTTAAATGTATCTACGTAATAACTTTTGCTGCAGGTGGTAAAACATGAGCTAAAATGCAACTTCACTGCCCGTTTAACGAGTGGTTTAATCCCGTTCAGGTTTTTTACACTTCTTTCCTTCTGTCTTTCCATGCATcctgtgttttcttttttgtctgtcgttgttgcttttttcttctccctttcTTTACGTTTTTCGTATAACACTcgtaggatttttttcatcagcgAATTTGAATATCTGacattgaagaataattaccGTATAGCCTTATTCTTATATCCGAAACGAAATTAATGTCGAATTTCATTGGATGTAAATCATAAGCGAGTCATTACACGtctcgtaattttttaatcatgtTTTTCTCAATCCTTTCGTCGAGTGAGAGAAAAAGTACCGCCTCTCCTTCCCCCGCGGTGTTTACACTCTGATTGAGGCGTAGCTGAGGTTGCCTGTATAAGGTATAGTTTTGGGCGAGGGTGAGTCGATGACGCGGTCGCAGTCGTTTGATGTCCCGAATAATAAATGCCAGTGTGCGAAATTGAAGGAGGAAATGAGTTAATCGCGTGCCGAGGTGATGCATGAATTAAAATACCCAAGCCCAGCTCGGGCGAAAGACAAATGGCGGATGTAAGGTAGCGAAAATTCAACTGTCATTGTTTAATTTCTTATCTAAAATATTCTCCCCGCGTACATGCTGAGCATGtgagttttttcaaaatccataCATGGACTGTCGCCCGTATGAATATTGGCAAAAATAGAAATCCGTAGGCATGCAGATAAGCTGAGAGGCTTACGACACGAGTCACGAATGTGCGCCGTTAGGCGCGATTAGATATTCGGATGACTCGAATTTATTGGTACCAGTTAAACCCGGAGTAGGAATAGTGCGATAGATTGAGGAAAAGCCGTTCTAGTATCTTTAGCAATACGGTAAGCGGAAGTGCTCTCGTAAATCCGATGATAACCCAGTCGGTACCGTTTTGGCACAATTGCTCGGTACCCGAGCAGCCCTGCAAACTCCTCTTTAAATACGAATTTCCAAGCTTTTACCACTCTTGCGAGTATTCGGCCGCAGttataatttcaataataCGTCGATTCCTCTCCGAACTTACAGGCATAGCTGTTAGTTGTACCACCGCATTTGCGAGAGCTTTCGAAAGCACTGGAAGAGCAGTGCGGTGTGCGTGAAATCGGTTAGCAGGTACGTGCGAAAACTGGCTTTATAAAAGGCGTTAACAGGTCCCGAAGCAAAGCGTTGGCAAGCTCGCTCCCTCGTAAGATCAGCACTTCTCCTCCATAAAAGAGACGATTTTAAGTAAACGTGGAGGTAACTGGGCGGAATATGTGACatcgtaaaaaaaagcataaagGGTAATTGTATGATAATGAGAATACCGTATGCGCACCGACGGACTTGCGTGTCTGGCAAATAACGTTTCTACGGACCCTCGTGGAACCAATGCTCGCATGCGCAAAGTGATCTGAGCGAAGGTGTTGGGTGAAAAGAATTTAATCTGCGTGACACCTCATCATCGATTATCGCGATTCAATTTAAAGAATggctaattatttttttttttttttggttttgtttcttttactCCTCTTTTGAAATTCTACATGCGATTGGAAAACGGAGCTATGGATAACGTTCGAAATGAAGGGGGAGTCTCTCTCAATCTCTCCATTTGCAGCCTGATCTGTGTGCAAACcggataattattatttatatatccCGAAGTGActgaacttgaaattttttatcaaatgaCTCGCCTTGGTGAAGAATTACGCAGCGTGGGAACCGAgacatttgtatatatattgatcGACTCGAGGAATCATGCAACACGAATTGAATGCCGGTTTGGGAATAATTGAGTAtggaaaaatatgtacattatTCCCGGACGAGGCGTTAACGTTTTCGCGGTGGAGTTCAGTAATGTCGTAAAGAATGAATGAGCGAGGCTCGTCGTTCTttaagtagaagaagaagaagaagaagaagcagcaAGTGTAGAAATTGTTTACGACCACCCTAGCAAAGTTTTTTAACACCTCGAGACAAGAGCTTTGAAGAATATTGGCCCAGGGGCTTTACGAGTGGGATCCGGTCGTCCTCGTTGCTCAGAAGCGCGGCTCAGAGAGAGAATGGCGAGTGGCAAAGGTGCTAAATATATTCCGCgggaaatttatttaaaacgaAATCGCTTTGGCCATACTTCGAGGAGACTTTGAGGGCGGTACGCATCCGCTCTCCTCTGAGAAACTCGGAATAAAATCCAAGGAGCCATGCAATGGCTCGTGAACGGCTTTTACGGACTCAAGAATTGGCCTCGGGGATCTTGACCGAACAGCGTCTCGTCgtcgtctctttctctctctcttcctctgtCCTCGGTATCGTTTGCCAGCGGAGCTTTTATGGTGTGACAACCCGTCACGATGTGTAAACCATGAGCCTTTCTTCTCGGCGCAAACCAAAGTGGAACCCTTTTACGGTCGAACCTTTCCGATTCggtgtacattgtacatatgAGTTCGACTCTATACGAACCGACCGACTGGCTTTTCTCTCTGCATCGTCTTCTACGTTTTCGCTCCATCGCTGTACGATACCGaatttttcggctgtaaccaTTTGGGCATGGTCGCAAAAGTTTTCTTTAGAAAGAACACGTCGGTATAGCTTATAAAACAACTCATATTTCATACCAGCGTTTGTCAAAATCACGCGAAATCTTGGCAATCTCAACGTgtcgtgtataattttttatcgaatactTTCTGCGTACGAGGTTTAAGTCGGTAAGTTTATCTTAACGAAACATTGACAAAAAAATCcgtattttcttattttaacaGTGATTTTTTAAGGATTTAAGATTGCAAAGTATAAGTATGTCTTGTTTTTATTACGGTTTGCTGAATTTCGAACagttccaaaatttttaagcaacggtttttcctcaacACGAATCCCAAAATGGCTACTGACGCTTTCGAACCACTTAGAAAATTGTACGATGGTTGAAATACTTGTGAATATTGTTAACACGATCTTACCGCGACAAAGTAACGAAACGAAGCTAATTAGATTTTAATAACTTCTAATTGCGGTTGGTAGGTCCAAATTGACTGACGTGACAGCCTTAATTTCGgagtgaaaaataactttgaataatttaacgTCCGTTAACTTCATCACGAATAATTCCTACCCCAGGACAACAATCTCTGATACTTTCTTGGCGATTCCAGTTATCCCAAATCTCCATCTCCCACGTTCTACACACCCTGATTGAAATTTCCCATCACTCGGATTTCCAAAACTTGATTCGGTACGCCGTTTGATGCAAAAACCAACTACTAATCAATAATATCAAAACCGATGTGAAAAGTGTCCTAAGCGACCCTCGGCGCAAGAAAAATTGACCCGAATCGCGCGAAGTGAATTCAGTGAAAGGTCTCGCGTACTCTTTCTATAATCAAGAGAAATAGGCGCAGAGCGATCTCTAAAAGAGGGTAGAATTCCGGAGAACGTCTAATCCACCGGCAGGCTTTCATTGATCCGGCAACATCGATCATGGCAAGACGAGAGAGATGATAAGGGCGTGTTGTAAACAGGAtggcgacgcgtcgcgtcAATCTGCGGAGCGGCTGTTTTCACGCCATCCACCCGCGTCGAAGGTTCCCcgatttctgttttttctcgACGCGAGTAAAGAGACGCTTCGCGTTCGGCTTTCGTGATTGGAATCGAACGCAGCAAAGTGCTTAGTCACGGGGGCGAAAGTCCGTGCGGGAATAGAGAGGGGTGGGTGGAGGGGCGGGGGGAGGGAAGTGCAATTTTGCGGGATCGTTGGGTGACGTCGAGCAGGAAATTTACCGGATGGCGTCCGCCACCCGAAACGAATCTCACCACTGGCAAAGGgactcgctctctctctctctctctctctccctctccctctctctgtctctctctatCGTCCCTCTCGCTCTGCACTGATCACTGATCACTGATCACCCATCAGGGGTTGTCAATATTTGATTTCGTCCGGTTACAAAGCCAGACATTGAATGTTGATAGGACGCCATCAATTATGTCCGACACACGGACAGTCTCTGGGCCATCCACCCCCCCGTCCCTCGATTCATACGTAGAATTACGTGGTGCGaggtaaaacatttttcaccgaCCACAGTAGCCATCCACTCTCGCACAAAGTGCTCGATCGTTACATTGGAAATTAAATTCAGTCACGTTTCCCGCCAAAATAAACTAGCCCTAGGTACAACAATCATTTCCAGGTTTCATCGCTCTGTCACTGCCAGAGGGTAACCACCGCTCGTCGTTTACCcgttactattactattattatcattattattatcctcACCGTCGCTGCGTTAATATGTATTTAATTTGCCTTTTTTCCTTCACACTCTGAAACGTCGATTGTTACTTCAACGTAGTTGTATATTATGTGTTAAAATGTAGCCTCCTGTAACagagaagaataatttttttcagggaTTTTCAAGAAGATTTCCATGCAAATTTAATGCACATTATTTATCATTGATTCTTCgatatttattacttatattctttttcgtttttttttttttttctttttttaatccgAATAATTTTACTTGTGCTCAAATTCATTGCCATCATtatcgatatatgtatatacctatatacgtgTGCATTATTTCTTGTTCTTATTATTTACAATCGTAGCGGAACAATGCTACGGGAGACAACCGTGAAGATAGGACGCATTATAGTTTTGTCAGtattgtgaaaatattcggTGAAAAAAGTGTCATGACAGCTGGCTGACAGTGTTAGTTGCACCCTATGCTTAAAGACCGTTGATGAAAGTATGTTTCCTTGTTATtactttgtttttcatttacttttctgattttttttttttctaattacaaCGTATCAATTGATCCACGTATCAATTACGTggttgattaatttatttataaactatctattatgtataataacaatgaatTAAAGTTAATCACTAGATTCTTGTATGTTTCTCGCCTatctgtataattatttaacatATATGTAATACAATATAGGCATGTATAATAAGCGCAAGATTGAGGTAacgtaagatttttttctctcactctaTCTTTCGTAGTTGTTGCTGATAGATACTACCTCTGTTAAAACTTTTTACATCAATTTCAATGATATgatgaaacggaaaaaaaaaaaactacataCAGACAAAGAACAAAGTTCTCTCGGATGAATTCCGAATTCCGTTTTACGTACTTTTCGTTCAGAATAAAGCTTGGCTGCGATCTTCGGAGAATTTGTGTCCAAAGAACTTTACGATAAATTACTTTTAGTGAacgattttattacatttattataataaattgttcgattttttgtttcttctttatttcttcattGTTTTACTTTTCCTTCTCCCCGCTATATTCCTCGCACATTTTAAGTTTCAGACAAAGTTCGGCAGACCTCTTTTTATTCTGCGTGGAGTTTTAAATAcaatatttcataaattctCTATTATATGTTATTGATTTATACGTCACGCGCTGCGGTTTAAATAACcaaataaaagaaacattATATGTCACTTTTTGCTTTCagtttcttctttatttcccCTCGTTTAAACTGCACGTTATTTTCACTAAGCTATTTCCTCGTTTGGTTAATCTCGTCGATTGTTTTCCTCTCTTTGGTCGACGTCCTGGACAGGCGGTTTCAGCGCGGATGAaggtaaattttgattcaattGAAAAGATTGAAACTAGTCCAAAATCTTAGTTATAATTTCGGTATAGATTGGGGCGGTGGTGCGGTCAGATTGTGAATCTCATCGAATGACTTTTTCGCCGCCGTTTGCAGCTCGTCCATACTCTTCCGGGTTTTCACCGTCAGATCGTCGAACTGACGTTTCGTCTGCGCCAGCAGCTCGTCCGTAGATTTCACCGCGTTATTTGCGAGGTCCTTTACCTCAGCGTCAATCTTTCCAATCACCCATTCGATCGCCTGTCTTCCCTGTTACACAAATTGACGAAAAACGGTGATTAACACTCGGCTAAATCGTGGAAACTAAAGCCGAAagggaataataaaaaatagcgAAATCTCCGTAGCATCGTTGTGCAAAGTTGTTTACCTTTCCGGCATTGGCGGAGATTTTAGACGTCAGCATATCCTCCATATAGTGACCGAGAGGAACGCTCTTGACGGTAACCACAGCTTCCTGTGTTAGCAATGTGCTTTGTGGATTTTCCGGATGAGGTGAGTATTTCACCGTTTCCTCGACCCCGATATAGTTGCAAAAAGTAAgctgaaatggaatttttaacTGAATTAAATTCGAGTCGAAACACGATACGGAAATTCTAtgtataacgataataatgataatttgGGCGCGTGTGCAGTGTCAcctattattttattctgaaATTGGCCATCCTGAAAATGGTTCTCTGATGCGATAACGCACAACGCGGGTCAATCAGCCTTTGAAGTCAGGCATTCGGTCAGACATTCATCAAACCCTAAAAACTCCAGAATTCTGTTGAAGTTCGTGAAACCAACTGAAAGTCGtgtgaatttttatgaaaGATATTATCTTGAATTAGGTTAGACTGAAGATAATATTTGAAGATTTTCACTCTCCAGATGATTTTCCAATGTTTCCTcgcaatatttgaaaacaaatagtacaatattacaatatttacatatcactttttccaaataaaaTTCTTCCCAGAAAATCGGCGGTTTCACAATTACGAAATAAAATCGCGATGTGCCTTTATcgttcttcgaaaaattgaatttcctttcgaggataaaaaataaaaggctTCGGTTGGCGAGGATTTacatttaacaaaaaaaaaaaaaaaaaaggattagAAAAATGGATGAACATTGCGCCAAACCGTTGCATTCTGGAAGTGCAATCGCATTACTAAGTTGCAGGACAATGAACGCGATATCGATGCAGCAGCGTGCCGATTGTCGGTGTGTACGAATTGTACAAAGCTGGGCTAGGTATAAACCACGATGGCATGCGCATCGCTGATGATGATGCAAATTCACGTGCCCGTACGCAGATTGTTCGACAAAATGAACATTGCGTTACACCCGCGTGGGTTTCAGTTATAATCGTCCGTTTACAACCTGACGGAATTGTAAGCTGCGATAACGCGCTAAAATGTTACACATGTGAATGCTTcagttttcacaaaaaaatatcggcaagTCAATTAATATCCTGCTTGATCGTTGTTCCGTTATCCGCATTACATACGATTTAACGTACATATTAAACTAATCCAGATACGGTAATtgcaattattc
The sequence above is drawn from the Neodiprion pinetum isolate iyNeoPine1 chromosome 2, iyNeoPine1.2, whole genome shotgun sequence genome and encodes:
- the slmo gene encoding protein slowmo, yielding MKIWNVEYVFNHPWETVAKAIWRKYPNPMNPAVIGIDVVDRKIVDGVLHSHRIVSSEWGFPKWVESLIGTASVCYASEWSEVDIENKQMTLKTRNLTFCNYIGVEETVKYSPHPENPQSTLLTQEAVVTVKSVPLGHYMEDMLTSKISANAGKGRQAIEWVIGKIDAEVKDLANNAVKSTDELLAQTKRQFDDLTVKTRKSMDELQTAAKKSFDEIHNLTAPPPQSIPKL